TCCTGACCTGGACCGTGGACGATCCGGCGGTCATGCGACGCATGATCTCCCACGGGGTGGACGGCATCATCACCAACAGGCCCGACCTGATGCGCTGACCTCCCCTGCGAGAGGGGACATCGACCGAGAGATGTCCCTCACTGTTCATCCCGGCCATGTGACGACGGCGGGCGAACGGTTGAGAGCATGAGCGGGCGAAAACGGGAAGCCACGACCCTGGAGCACGCACGGTGAGACCGACCAGCCCTGTCGCCGACGTCGCCGACGTTTCCGGCGGCACCTCCCTGCTCCGCGAGTTCCTGCGATCCCCGCTGCTGACCGCCACGGTCGCTCCGAGCTCGCGACGGCTCGGCGCGCAGATGGTCGTGCCGATACCCGAACGCGGAGAACCGACGATCGTGGAGCTGGGGCCGGGCACCGGGGCGTTCACCCAGGTCATTCAGGATCGCCTGGGGGGCAGGGGCCGTCATCTGGCCATCGAGCTCAACCCGCGCCTCGCCGGGCTTCTCGGCCGTCGCTTCCCCGGGGTCGAGGTCGTGCACGCCCACGCGGCCGATCTGCCCCGGTTGATGGCCGAGCGCGGCCTGTCCGCCGACGTCGTGGTCAGCGGGCTGCCCTGGGTGGCGTTCCGGCCGGTGGAGGGCGTGCGGTTGCTGCCGCTGGTGGCCGGCTCGCTGTCCCCCGACGGGGTGTTCACCCAGTTCGCCTACCGCTGGACGCGATGGGCGCCCCCCGCGCGGGAGCACCTCCGTGACCTCCGTACGACGTTCGAGGAGGTCGTGCTCAGCCGGACGGTATGGCGCAACCTCCCACCCGCCCTGGTGTATCTCGCCCGCCGCCCCCGGTGACGCCGGTCGTGCGGACGGGCCTCCGCGTGCTGTCAGGGATCGAGGTCAGGTACGGGACAGGTGAAGACGGACCTGGATGCCGGGCTGATCGGTGCGGATCTCCAGCCGGCGTCGCACCCGCTCATC
This region of Streptosporangium sp. NBC_01495 genomic DNA includes:
- a CDS encoding class I SAM-dependent methyltransferase; the protein is MRPTSPVADVADVSGGTSLLREFLRSPLLTATVAPSSRRLGAQMVVPIPERGEPTIVELGPGTGAFTQVIQDRLGGRGRHLAIELNPRLAGLLGRRFPGVEVVHAHAADLPRLMAERGLSADVVVSGLPWVAFRPVEGVRLLPLVAGSLSPDGVFTQFAYRWTRWAPPAREHLRDLRTTFEEVVLSRTVWRNLPPALVYLARRPR